A single Vigna radiata var. radiata cultivar VC1973A chromosome 8, Vradiata_ver6, whole genome shotgun sequence DNA region contains:
- the LOC106770804 gene encoding 40S ribosomal protein S3-3 — MATQMSKKRKFVADGVFFAELNEVLTRELAEDGYSGVEVRVTPMRTEIIIRATRTQAVLGEKGRRIRELTSVVQKRFKFPENSVELYAEKVNNRGLCAIAQAESLRYKLLGGLAVRRACYGVLRFVMESGAKGCEVIVSGKLRAQRAKSMKFKDGYMISSGQPVKDYIDSAVRHVLLRQGVLGIKVKIMLDWDPKGKQGPTTPLPDIVTIHTPKEEEEYIRPAPVLANDIEVPVA, encoded by the exons ATGGCAACCCAAATGAGCAAGAAGAGAAAG TTCGTGGCTGATGGAGTGTTTTTCGCGGAACTGAATGAGGTTCTGACACGAGAGCTAGCGGAGGATGGTTACTCTGGTGTGGAAGTGAGGGTTACGCCGATGCGTACTGAAATCATCATCAGAGCTACAAGAACCCAAGCCGTACTCG GTGAGAAGGGAAGGAGAATCAGAGAACTTACCTCGGTGGTTCAGAAGAGATTCAAGTTTCCAGAGAACAGCGTTGAACTCTACGCCGAGAAAGTCAACAACAGGGGACTTTGCGCTATAGCTCAGGCTGAGTCTCTTCGCTACAAGCTCCTCGGGGGACTTGCGGTGCGCAG GGCTTGCTATGGTGTTTTGAGGTTTGTCATGGAGAGTGGTGCCAAGGGATGTGAG GTGATTGTGAGTGGTAAATTGAGAGCCCAGAGGGCAAAATCCATGAAGTTTAAGGATGGCTACATGATTTCTTCTGGGCAACCTGTCAAGGATTACATTGACTCTGCAGTGAGACACGTGCTCCTCAGACAG GGTGTTCTTGGCATTAAGGTGAAGATTATGCTTGATTGGGATCCTAAAGGGAAGCAGGGTCCTACAACTCCTCTCCCTGATATTGTCACAATCCATACTccaaaagaggaagaagaatacATCCGGCCTGCTCCAGTTCTGGCCAATGATATCGAGGTCCCTGTGGCTTGA
- the LOC106770863 gene encoding 40S ribosomal protein S17, translated as MGRVRTKTVKKSSRQVIERYYSRMTLDFHTNKKVLEEVAIIPSKRLRNKIAGFSTHLMKRIQKGPVRGISLKLQEEERERRMDFVPEVSAIRTDQIEVDKETIDMLAALGMSDVPGVVKVDPVAVQAPPAFGRGAGGRRY; from the coding sequence ATGGGGCGTGTTAGGACGAAGACAGTGAAGAAGTCGTCAAGGCAAGTGATAGAGAGGTATTACTCTCGCATGACGCTGGACTTCCACACCAACAAGAAGGTTCTGGAAGAGGTCGCCATCATTCCCTCAAAGAGGCTCCGTAACAAAATCGCCGGCTTCTCCACTCACCTTATGAAGCGCATCCAGAAGGGACCGGTGCGCGGCATCTCCCTCAAGCTGCAAGAGGAGGAGCGCGAGCGCCGCATGGACTTCGTCCCCGAAGTCTCTGCCATCCGGACCGACCAGATCGAGGTCGACAAGGAGACCATCGACATGCTCGCCGCCCTCGGAATGTCCGATGTCCCCGGCGTCGTTAAGGTCGATCCGGTTGCCGTACAAGCACCGCCCGCATTCGGTCGCGGCGCCGGCGGAAGGAGGTATTAG